The Microcystis aeruginosa NIES-843 sequence TCTCCTTCTTATTACTCTCAAACTAAATCCACACTCATGAGGGGCTGTGTGGCGAACCTGCGTCGCCACCTTGAAAGCCCCGTCCCAAAACCATACCTGGATTGACTCTGGCTTTTCTTTCGCTAACTTTAAATATTCATCTAATTTTTCTTTAAATGCTTTTCTTAATTTCTTGTCTTGCTTATCTTCTAGACTATATTTTGCCCAGATATACACATACTTTTTTCTTCTCAATATTCTTCTCACTTGCGAGCCACTCAGTTTAATTCCTGTTTCCTTTTCTAGATGCTCTGCTAATCTTGCCGCTGTCCATCTCCCGAATTCATATCCCAATTCCTTCGGGTCTTCATCAACTATTTTCAATAGTAAATTAATATATTCCTCTGTGGCTTTTTTATGATTTCCATTTTTTCTACCATCTTCTAGACTTTCTATATTGTTAGGATCGCCATGAACACACCAAGGGGCGACTGTTTTGAGTGAACAGCCAATAAACTCAGCTATTTCTCGTTGAGTTTTTCCGTCGTTTAGCAAGAGAAACATTAAAATTCTTTCCCTAACCTCTGCTCTTTCTTCTTCTTTAAGAGCTTTTTGTAAGTTTTTCTTTTCTTCTAAGTCTAGGAAATCTTTGGCTGGCATAAGTAGGATTTTTCTCAAGTTACTATTTCTATTTTAGGTGGTTTAAGTGCGTTTTAGCTTACCAGTACAAACTAAAGGTAAACAGGCGACAGGAACGGGAGATAATCCACATTCTTGATGTTTGCAAAAGCGTTTATAATTACGCGCTCTCGGAACGGAAAGATTGGTTAAACTCTCGAAAGTGTCTTGCGGATCGTTGTTCGTTAGTTTCCGAGTACATAATTCCTGCGGATGAACCCTATCCAAATTACTTCGTTCAAGCTAAAAATCTAACGGAAGCTAAAAAAGTTTACCCGATATTAAAGACGGTTAACGCTCAAGTTTTACAGCAAGTCTTAAAAACTGTAGATAAAGCTTTTGACCAGATAAAATCGAAAGGCTTCGGCTTTCCTAGATTTAAGAAAAAGATGCGGAGTTTGGTTTTTCCTGCGCTGTCAAAAAACTTTCTAGGGGATGGATGTTTGAATTTTCCACAATTGGGAAAAATTCGGATTAGGAAATCTAGGGAGTACCCGTCTGGGTTTGAGCCTAAACAAGCTCGAATTATCCGCAAAGCGTCGGGATTTTACGTTTCGGTTTCCTTCCAATCTACGGAATTAGTTCCCGATATGACAGTTGGGAAGACCTGTTTAGGAATCGACGCGGGGATTGAAAGTTTTGTCGCTACTTCACGGGGAGATTTAATCAAAGCCCCTCGATTTTTGTTGAAAGTACAGAGTAAGCTTAAATTGCTACAAAGACGCTTGAAACGGAAAACTAAAGGCTCTAGCAATTGGTTAAAACTCCAAGAGAAGATATCGAGATTACACGAAAAAGTGTCTAATACTCGTAGAGATTGGCACTTTAAATTAAGTCATTACCTTTGCGATCTCGCTGATAATATTTTCGTTGAAGATATTAACTTCGTTTCGTGGTCTAGAGGGATCGTTAGAAAACAATCTCTAGATTCGGGTATCGGTAGTTTTATTAACGAGATATTACCGTTTGTCGCTTGGAAACGGGGAAAATATTATCTTAAGGTCGATAAAAACGGAACTTCGCAAGAGTGTCCGAATTGTGGCGCGATTACTGGCAAAAAAGCGTTATCGGAAAGAGTTCACCGGTGTGATTCTTGCGGTCACATCGAACCAAGAGATACGGCATCAGCAAAGGTAATTGAGAACCGAGGAAAAAACGCGGTCGGGCTGACCGTGTTGGAAAACGCTCGCGGAGGCGATTTGACGGGGATCGACCGGGTTAAACCAGGTCGATCTAGTTAAAAGCCTAAGAACCGAGAATCCCCCGCTACACCGCGCGAGCGGTTAGCGGGGGAGAGTCAATAACCTTTTTCTCTTATCCAGAGGACTTCTGGGTTCGCAAAGGGACAAAAAAGTGTGGAGAATCCTCCCATAATCGCTACAATTTTTCTAGAGGCTAAGTATTGCCCTCATTCAAGTTCTTTTGTACTCATTAAAAACCATGAAAATTCTTCACGGTACTTGGATTCCCCAATCAACGGATGAATTTATTCAGAAGGGTAGCTTTTATCTTTGGGGAGAAACTAGCACCCCGAAAAAGAGTCGCACCACTGCTGATAATTATCATCCTTTTCAGTTAAGCAAAGAAGAATTAACTAGCTTTCTCACTGGAGAGTTAGGAATAGTTCAATCGAATTATAATCCTCTTAGTCGGCAATTTGCCCCCCGCTACTTTCTTTTACCTAGTCACGACAATCAACCTTTACCCTCCTTAGAATTACTGCGTTATCTAGAAAAAGAACCCCCAGAAAATAGCCAATGGCAATCTTGGCACATTGATTGTTATCCCCTTAATCCTGTACTTAAACTGCTCAATGATCTGCACTTTATCTGTCTTTACAACTCCTCAGAGATTCAGTTAGGTGCAGATTTACTTTTTTGGTATCACTACAGTCAAGCTTTTAAAGAAATAATTCTCAAAGATAACTATATTCCTGCTTTTAAATATCGAGAATTAGCCACAAAGAACAAGAAAAACGCTAACTTTGCCATCTATCCTCTTTGGGAAATTATATCAGCAACCTACGAACCCAATCTCGATCGCTATCTCGAATATCTTCCCCGCATTTGTCTTGCTGGTGCTGAAAATCCCCATGCTTCACCACAATTATACGATCCCAAAACCCTACTGCGGCACTTCTCCGAATGTCTCCTCAATGAAATTGTCACTAATACGGCAATTCCTGCCAGTTTTGACAAAAAAATTGGCGAGACAATTATAGGTGACTGCCTCTCTGTGACTAAAGCTGCTGGATTTCTGCAAACTGCCGCTGCCTTAGAAAAATATCAACAGTGGCAAACTTGGAGACAGCAATTACTAGGAGACCAAAATATATCTAGTTTTAGCCTTGGTTTTAAACTAACGGAAGCACCAGAAAATAATATTGAACAGTGGCAAATTACTTTTATCCTCATCTCTAAACAAGACCCCTCCCTGCGATTAGAATTAGACGAATATTGGTATGCAGTACCCGAAAATAGAACAAGCATACGAGCGCATTTTGGTCAAGATTTAGACAAAAATATTTTACTAAGTTTGGGTTATGCTGCCCGTATTTATCCCCCCATTTGGCAAGGATTAGAAACGGATAAACCGACGGGATTTTCTCTCAACCTTACAGAAGCTTTTACTTTCTTGAAAGAAACTGCTTGGGTTTTAGAAGATGCGGGATATAAAGTGATTATTCCCGCTTGGTGGACTCCCCAAGGTCGTCAGCGCGCCAAAGTTCGGCTAAAAACTACTTCTAAATCGGGCAAATCTACCCCCGTTAGTAAAGGGATTTTTAGCCTCGAAAACATCATTGAATATCAATATGAACTAGCCATCGGTGAAGAAACTATTACCCAAGAGGAATGGCAACAATTAATTAACACCAAAACACCCCTAGTTAAATTTCGAGGTCAATGGGTAGAATTAGAACAAAATAAAATGCAGCAAATG is a genomic window containing:
- a CDS encoding IS630-like element ISMae23 family transposase, whose translation is MPAKDFLDLEEKKNLQKALKEEERAEVRERILMFLLLNDGKTQREIAEFIGCSLKTVAPWCVHGDPNNIESLEDGRKNGNHKKATEEYINLLLKIVDEDPKELGYEFGRWTAARLAEHLEKETGIKLSGSQVRRILRRKKYVYIWAKYSLEDKQDKKLRKAFKEKLDEYLKLAKEKPESIQVWFWDGAFKVATQVRHTAPHECGFSLRVIRRRAWTKKGKRKKVNGQRKRGRVNVMGALRYNDKKRVCFMIKKGNSETFHEQLKKLHEEIRQEWINLGNLPEDFREKGPKIIIILDNASYHKKKDVIEQVEKELPNIRLEFLPAYSPDYNLIELVWHSAKEYIANREFENKEELEKVVNQLLNEGGLIIKWSRKLKNKGNAVNVT
- a CDS encoding RNA-guided endonuclease InsQ/TnpB family protein, whose product is MIHILDVCKSVYNYALSERKDWLNSRKCLADRCSLVSEYIIPADEPYPNYFVQAKNLTEAKKVYPILKTVNAQVLQQVLKTVDKAFDQIKSKGFGFPRFKKKMRSLVFPALSKNFLGDGCLNFPQLGKIRIRKSREYPSGFEPKQARIIRKASGFYVSVSFQSTELVPDMTVGKTCLGIDAGIESFVATSRGDLIKAPRFLLKVQSKLKLLQRRLKRKTKGSSNWLKLQEKISRLHEKVSNTRRDWHFKLSHYLCDLADNIFVEDINFVSWSRGIVRKQSLDSGIGSFINEILPFVAWKRGKYYLKVDKNGTSQECPNCGAITGKKALSERVHRCDSCGHIEPRDTASAKVIENRGKNAVGLTVLENARGGDLTGIDRVKPGRSS